In a genomic window of Mycolicibacterium neoaurum VKM Ac-1815D:
- a CDS encoding MerR family transcriptional regulator: protein MTSTEYRLHDLARASGVSARNIRAYRERGLLDPPRRVGRAAFYDAAHLGQLQTIDRLLARGFTSAHIAEFFETVRAGGDVGDVLGLDAAILGPRQPMGGAHRDPREYAEGASAISEAIRDGVDSLAAEAVAAWRAAAPGVVGPEDLVGLVAGRVERVMCGLVSEAAPVASGRGPKLTDQ, encoded by the coding sequence GTGACTTCGACCGAATATCGCCTGCACGACCTCGCTCGTGCATCCGGGGTCAGTGCGCGCAATATTCGCGCCTACCGCGAGCGCGGGTTGCTGGATCCACCGCGCCGGGTGGGGCGTGCGGCTTTCTACGATGCCGCGCATCTGGGGCAATTGCAGACCATCGATCGGTTGCTCGCGCGCGGGTTCACCTCGGCGCACATCGCCGAATTCTTCGAGACCGTCCGCGCCGGCGGCGATGTGGGCGACGTACTGGGGCTGGACGCGGCAATCCTGGGGCCTCGGCAACCTATGGGCGGTGCGCACCGCGATCCGCGGGAGTACGCAGAGGGGGCCTCTGCGATCTCCGAAGCCATCCGCGACGGTGTGGATTCGCTTGCCGCCGAGGCGGTCGCGGCGTGGCGGGCGGCCGCCCCTGGCGTCGTCGGTCCCGAGGATCTGGTCGGTTTGGTGGCCGGACGGGTGGAGCGGGTGATGTGTGGCCTGGTATCCGAAGCGGCGCCGGTCGCATCGGGACGCGGGCCAAAACTTACCGATCAGTAA
- a CDS encoding MFS transporter, with product MRPWIVWATGLLAYIVAVLNRTTLGVSGLEAGERFHAGPSVLSTFVVLQIIVYAAAQVPAGVLLDRHGSKVLIISGAALMAGGQLAIALTQSLPMALTARAIVGLGDAITFISVLRLVPHWFPARRVPLLTQLTGISGQFGQVLSAVPFLTLLGVAGWTPAYLSVAAFAVLAMVLAAALIRNTPDGRPATTSALSVRATLANVRTVWLRPGTRLGFFTHMGTQFSVTAFALMWGVPYVTTAQGQTRGVAGMLLTISVLTAVAAGVVLGILCGRFPHRRSRFVLAIIGSNAAIWTVVLAMPGQAPLWLLVVLVVIISVGGPGSMVGFDFARTFNPSATLGTAQGMVNMGGFLASLMLMQAMGWILDVAGGYSPESFRLAWTVQYVVWAVAVIGILVTRRKTRRQLGLQGDASDRWLLETFDPEPTDLRR from the coding sequence GTGCGTCCCTGGATCGTCTGGGCCACCGGATTGCTGGCCTATATCGTGGCCGTGCTCAACCGCACCACCCTCGGCGTCTCCGGTCTCGAGGCGGGCGAACGCTTCCACGCCGGGCCGAGCGTGTTGTCCACCTTCGTGGTGCTGCAGATCATCGTCTACGCCGCGGCGCAGGTTCCTGCGGGAGTGTTGCTGGACCGGCACGGGTCCAAGGTGTTGATCATCTCCGGCGCAGCCCTCATGGCGGGCGGACAGCTCGCGATCGCGCTGACCCAATCCCTGCCGATGGCGCTGACCGCCCGCGCCATCGTCGGACTCGGGGATGCCATCACCTTCATCTCGGTGCTGCGCTTGGTGCCGCACTGGTTCCCCGCCCGGCGGGTCCCGCTGTTGACCCAGCTCACCGGCATCAGCGGCCAGTTCGGCCAGGTGCTCTCGGCCGTGCCGTTCCTGACATTGCTGGGTGTCGCCGGGTGGACCCCGGCGTACCTGTCGGTCGCTGCCTTCGCCGTGCTCGCCATGGTGCTGGCAGCGGCGTTGATCCGCAACACCCCCGACGGCAGGCCGGCCACCACGTCCGCGCTGAGTGTGCGGGCGACCCTGGCCAACGTCCGTACCGTCTGGCTGCGTCCGGGTACCCGACTCGGGTTCTTCACCCATATGGGCACCCAGTTCTCGGTGACCGCTTTCGCGTTGATGTGGGGCGTCCCCTACGTGACCACCGCGCAGGGTCAGACCCGCGGTGTCGCCGGGATGCTGTTGACCATCTCGGTCCTGACGGCGGTCGCCGCCGGGGTGGTGCTCGGCATCCTGTGTGGCCGATTCCCGCATCGCCGGTCCCGCTTCGTCCTGGCGATCATCGGCAGCAACGCCGCCATCTGGACGGTCGTGCTGGCCATGCCCGGCCAGGCACCGTTGTGGCTGTTGGTCGTGCTGGTGGTGATCATCTCCGTCGGCGGCCCGGGTTCGATGGTCGGTTTCGACTTTGCCCGGACCTTCAATCCCAGCGCGACGCTGGGCACGGCACAGGGCATGGTCAACATGGGGGGATTTCTGGCCTCACTGATGCTGATGCAGGCAATGGGCTGGATCCTGGACGTCGCGGGCGGATACTCCCCCGAGTCGTTCCGGCTCGCCTGGACGGTTCAGTACGTGGTGTGGGCCGTCGCCGTGATCGGCATCCTGGTGACCCGGCGTAAGACCCGGCGGCAGTTGGGACTGCAGGGCGACGCCTCCGACCGGTGGTTGCTGGAAACCTTCGATCCGGAGCCGACCGACCTCAGGCGCTGA
- a CDS encoding type I polyketide synthase — protein sequence MTINEHDRVTAGKNGLKDGSLGGAHALVDLLNAGEPYAVAFGGQGGAWLESLEELVSSAGIESELSELVGEAALLLEPVARELVVVRPIGFEPLQWVRALAAEEPLPDTKQLTTAAISGPGILLTQMAAIRALTRQGLDLMGTPPVAMAGHSQGILGVESLKVKGTRDAELLALLQLIGAAGSLVSRRRGMVGRGDKSPMVSVTNVDPDRIAELLEDFSTDVRTVLPPVLSIRNGRRSVVITGTPEQLGRFELYCSKITEKEEAERKNKLRGGAVFAPVFNPIQVEVGFHTPRLADGVALVDRWAAKIGIDTELAHAMTESIFVNPIDWVSDVEALHTAGARWIIDLGPADTVTRLTAPVIRGLGIGIVPAATRAGQRSLFTVGAVPEVPAPWTSYAPSTVTLPDGSVKLSTKFTRLTGRSPILLAGMTPTTVDAKIVAAAANAGHWAELAGGGQVTEKIFEDRLEDLAELLEPGRAIQFNSLFLDPYLWKLQLGGKRIVQKARQSGAPIDGVVVTAGIPELDEAVALIEELNEIGITHVVFKPGTVDQIKAVIKIAAEVPDKDVIAHIEGGRAGGHHSWEDLDDLLLSTYADLRKLSNITICVGGGIGTPERAADYLAGRWSQTYGFPLMPVDGILVGTAAMATLEATTSPAVKQLLVDTKGTDVWVGAGKAQGGMASGRSQLGADIHEIDNTASRCGRLLDEVAGDADAVAERRDEIIAAMADTAKPYFGDLADMTYLQWLDRYVELAIGDGDSTADTKSEDSPWLDITWRDRFEEMLKRAEARLHPKDSGPIDTLFAKSPEGVALLEHPAAAVDTLLNRYPDAETLKLHPADVPFFVTLCKTPGKPVNFVPVIDKDVRRWWRSDSLWQAHDARYTADQVCIIPGTAAVAGITRVDEPVGELLDRFEQAAIDEVVASGATPVPVVSRRQANPGATGPIAVVLDSPDVLWAGRTAINPVHRIGAPGEWQVNENRAATHPSTGSRLELTDEGVTLSVPLSDIWIDIKLTLPAATVNGGMPVVTTEDAAAAMRAVLAIAAGVDGVDALPAVVDNTATVTVGWDPEEVADHTGVTATFGAPLAPGLTLVPDALVGKCWPAVFATIGAAVTEAGFPVIEGLLSLVHLDHAAHLLAPMPKDAAELTVTATASAAIDTEVGRVVPVEVIISDAQGAELARLVERFAIRGRTGAVELEDPIRAGGAMTDNATDTPRRRRRDVTMTAPTDMSAFAVVSGDHNPIHTDRAAALLAGLKGPIVHGMWLSAAAQHVVTATDGRATPPARLVGWTSRFLGMVLPGDEIEFRVDRVGIDRGAEIIEVTAKVGGDLVMAASAQLAAPKTVYAFPGQGIQHKGMGMEVRARSKAARKVWDIADKFTRDTLGFSVLHVVKDNPTSLIASGVHYHHPEGVLYLTQFTQVAMATVAAAQVAEMREQGAFVEGAIACGHSVGEYTALACVSGVYELPALLEVVFHRGSKMHDIVPRDEKGRSNYRLAAIRPSQIDLDDDDVTAFVAEISERTGEFLQIVNFNLRGSQYAIAGTVRGLEALEEEIERRREISGGKRSFILVPGIDVPFHSEVLRVGVADFRRSLERVMPTDADPELLVGKYIPNLVPRPFTLDRDFIQEIRDLVPAEPLDEVLADYDTWRNERPRELMRKIVIELLAWQFASPVRWIETQDLLFIEEAAGGLGVERFVEIGVKTAPTVAGLATNTLKLPEYSHSTTEVLNAERDAAVLFATDTDPEPEVEEIAAVASAPESAPAAAAPAAAPAPSAAPSGGPRPDDITFDAADATLVLIALAAKMRIDQIEPLDSIESITDGASSRRNQMLVDLGSELNLGAIDGAAEADLSGLKAQVTKLARTYKPFGPVLSDSINDQLRTVFGPSGKRPAYIAERVAKTWELGPGWAKHVTAEVALGTREGSSVRGGNMGGLHEGALADAASVDKVIDAAVTAVGARKGIPVSLPSSGAAGGGVVDSAALGEFAEQVTGPNGVLANAARTILGQLGLDSPVSAPETVSDADLIDLVTTELGSDWPRLVSPVFDARKAVVFDDRWASAREDLARLWLLDESEIDSDWQRLSERFEGAGNVVGTQASWWQGKALAAGRNVHAALYGRAAAGAENPDKGGYAGEVAVVTGASKGSIAASVVSQLLAGGATVIATTSRLDDDRLAFYRKLYRDSARFDATLWVVPANMASYADIDALVEWVGSEQTENLGPKAIHLKDAQNPTLLFPFAAPRVSGDLSEAGARSEMEMKVLLWAVQRLIAGLSHIGSERDIASRLHVVLPGSPNRGMFGGDGAYGEAKAALDAVVTRWKAESSWSQRVSLAHALIGWTKGTGLMGHNDAIVGAVEEAGLTTYTTEEMASMLLSLCDINSKVAAAREPIQVDMTGGLGEIEIDMAELAAKAREEMASAGSDEDDEDEAGTIRALPSPPRGYQAAPAPAWDDLDVDPADMVVIVGGAELGPYGSSRTRFEMEVDGELSAAGVLELAWTTGMVKWEDDPKPGWYDTETGDLVDESELVERYHDAVVAKVGIREFVDDGAITADHTTPLLVSVFLDKDFSFVVSSESDARGFAQSDPEHTVIAPVPDSGDWLVTRKAGTEIRVPRKAKMSRTVGAQVPTGFDPTVYGVSQDMASSVDRLALWNLVTTVDAFLTAGFTPAELMRWVHPSLVACTQGTGIGGLTSMQRMFHGNLLGQSKPNDILQEVLPNVFAGHVVQSYIGSYGSMIHPVAACATAAVSVEEGVDKIKLGKADFVVAGGYDDLTLEAVTGFGDMSATADTEVMRAKGISDSKFSRANDRRRLGFVESQGGGTILLTRGDLAVQMGLPVLAVVGYASSFGDGVHTSIPAPGLGALASGLGGTQSRLARSLAKLGVGADDIAVISKHDTSTLANDPNETELHERLAASMGRSKGAPLFVVSQKSLTGHAKGGAAAFQMMGLCQILRDGVIPPNRSLDCVDSELDHAKHFVWLREALHLGEKFPIKAGLVTSLGFGHVSGLVALVHPQALLAALPADQRADYQARANARVLDGQHRLASAIAGGPALYEKPADRRFGGDGPEKPQEAAMLLDPEARLGADNHYAK from the coding sequence GTGACGATCAACGAACACGACAGGGTGACGGCCGGTAAGAACGGCTTGAAGGATGGTTCGTTGGGTGGCGCACACGCTCTGGTCGACCTGCTCAATGCCGGCGAGCCGTATGCCGTCGCATTCGGCGGGCAGGGTGGCGCGTGGCTGGAGAGCCTGGAGGAGCTGGTCAGCTCCGCGGGCATCGAGTCCGAGCTGAGCGAACTGGTCGGCGAGGCGGCACTGCTGCTCGAGCCGGTTGCCCGGGAGCTCGTCGTCGTCCGCCCGATCGGCTTCGAGCCGCTGCAGTGGGTTCGCGCGCTGGCAGCCGAGGAGCCGCTGCCCGACACCAAGCAGCTCACCACCGCCGCCATCTCCGGCCCCGGCATCCTGCTGACCCAGATGGCCGCGATCCGCGCCCTGACCCGGCAGGGGCTCGACCTGATGGGCACCCCACCCGTGGCCATGGCCGGCCACTCCCAGGGCATCTTGGGCGTCGAGTCGCTGAAGGTGAAGGGCACCCGCGACGCGGAGCTGCTCGCCCTGCTGCAGCTGATCGGTGCCGCCGGTTCCCTGGTCTCACGCCGGCGCGGCATGGTCGGCCGCGGTGACAAGTCGCCGATGGTCTCGGTGACCAACGTCGACCCGGACCGGATCGCCGAGCTGCTCGAAGATTTCTCCACCGACGTGCGCACCGTGCTGCCCCCGGTGCTCTCGATCCGCAACGGCCGCCGCTCGGTGGTCATCACCGGCACTCCCGAACAGCTCGGTCGCTTCGAGCTGTACTGCTCGAAGATCACCGAGAAGGAAGAGGCCGAGCGCAAGAACAAGCTGCGCGGTGGCGCGGTGTTCGCGCCCGTCTTCAACCCCATCCAGGTCGAGGTCGGCTTCCACACCCCGCGCCTGGCCGACGGCGTCGCGCTGGTCGATCGTTGGGCCGCCAAGATCGGCATCGACACCGAACTCGCCCACGCGATGACCGAGTCCATCTTCGTCAACCCGATCGACTGGGTCTCCGACGTCGAGGCGCTGCACACCGCGGGCGCCCGCTGGATCATCGACCTCGGCCCCGCCGACACCGTCACCCGGCTGACCGCGCCGGTCATCCGCGGACTCGGCATCGGCATCGTGCCCGCCGCCACCCGCGCCGGCCAACGCAGCCTGTTCACCGTGGGCGCCGTGCCCGAGGTGCCCGCCCCGTGGACCAGCTACGCCCCGTCGACGGTCACCCTGCCCGACGGGTCGGTGAAGCTGTCCACCAAGTTCACCCGCCTCACCGGCCGGTCGCCGATCCTGCTGGCGGGGATGACCCCGACCACCGTGGACGCCAAGATCGTCGCCGCGGCCGCCAACGCCGGCCACTGGGCCGAGCTGGCCGGTGGCGGCCAGGTCACCGAAAAGATCTTCGAGGACCGCCTTGAGGACCTGGCCGAGCTCTTGGAGCCGGGCCGGGCCATCCAGTTCAACTCGCTGTTCCTGGACCCCTACCTTTGGAAGCTGCAGCTCGGCGGCAAGCGCATCGTGCAGAAGGCGCGCCAGTCCGGTGCGCCCATCGACGGTGTCGTGGTCACCGCGGGCATCCCCGAGCTCGACGAGGCCGTCGCGCTGATCGAGGAGCTCAACGAGATCGGCATCACCCACGTGGTGTTCAAGCCGGGCACCGTCGACCAGATCAAGGCCGTCATCAAGATCGCCGCCGAGGTGCCCGATAAGGACGTCATCGCCCATATCGAGGGTGGCCGCGCCGGTGGCCACCACTCGTGGGAGGACCTCGACGATCTGCTCCTGAGCACCTACGCCGACCTGCGCAAGCTGTCCAACATCACCATCTGCGTCGGTGGCGGCATCGGCACCCCCGAGCGGGCCGCCGACTACCTGGCCGGCCGGTGGTCGCAGACCTACGGCTTCCCGCTGATGCCGGTCGACGGCATCCTCGTCGGCACCGCCGCGATGGCCACCCTTGAGGCCACCACCTCGCCTGCGGTCAAGCAGCTGCTGGTCGACACCAAGGGCACCGATGTCTGGGTGGGCGCCGGAAAGGCCCAGGGTGGCATGGCATCCGGGCGTAGCCAGCTCGGTGCCGACATCCACGAGATCGACAACACCGCCTCCCGCTGTGGTCGGCTGCTCGACGAGGTCGCCGGTGACGCCGACGCCGTGGCCGAGCGTCGCGACGAGATCATCGCCGCGATGGCCGACACCGCCAAGCCGTACTTCGGTGACCTCGCCGACATGACCTACCTGCAGTGGCTGGACCGCTACGTGGAGTTGGCCATCGGCGATGGCGACTCGACCGCGGACACCAAGTCCGAGGACTCGCCGTGGCTGGACATCACCTGGCGCGACCGCTTCGAGGAGATGCTCAAGCGCGCCGAGGCCCGCCTGCATCCCAAGGATTCCGGCCCGATCGACACCCTGTTCGCCAAGAGCCCCGAAGGTGTTGCGCTGCTGGAGCATCCGGCCGCCGCCGTCGACACGTTGCTCAACCGGTACCCGGACGCCGAGACCCTCAAGCTGCACCCGGCCGACGTCCCGTTCTTCGTCACACTGTGCAAGACGCCGGGCAAGCCGGTGAACTTCGTGCCGGTCATCGACAAGGACGTCCGCCGCTGGTGGCGCAGCGACTCGCTGTGGCAAGCGCACGACGCGCGCTACACCGCCGACCAGGTCTGCATCATCCCGGGCACCGCCGCCGTCGCGGGTATCACCCGTGTCGACGAGCCCGTCGGTGAACTGCTCGACCGCTTCGAGCAGGCCGCCATCGACGAGGTCGTCGCCTCCGGCGCCACCCCGGTGCCCGTCGTCTCGCGCCGGCAGGCCAATCCCGGTGCCACCGGACCCATTGCCGTGGTGCTGGATTCGCCCGACGTGCTGTGGGCGGGCCGCACCGCGATCAACCCGGTGCACCGGATCGGCGCCCCGGGCGAATGGCAGGTCAACGAGAACCGCGCCGCGACACACCCGTCGACCGGTTCGCGCCTCGAGCTCACCGACGAGGGTGTGACGCTGAGCGTTCCGCTGAGTGACATCTGGATCGACATCAAGCTCACGCTGCCCGCCGCCACCGTCAACGGTGGTATGCCGGTCGTCACCACCGAGGATGCCGCCGCGGCCATGCGCGCCGTGCTCGCCATCGCCGCCGGCGTCGACGGCGTCGACGCGCTGCCGGCCGTCGTGGACAACACCGCCACCGTCACCGTCGGCTGGGATCCCGAGGAGGTCGCCGACCACACCGGTGTCACCGCCACCTTCGGCGCCCCGCTGGCCCCCGGACTGACCCTGGTTCCGGACGCCCTGGTCGGTAAGTGCTGGCCCGCGGTGTTCGCCACCATCGGCGCCGCGGTCACCGAGGCCGGATTCCCGGTCATCGAGGGCCTGCTGAGCCTGGTGCACCTGGATCACGCCGCCCACCTGCTGGCGCCGATGCCCAAGGACGCCGCCGAATTGACGGTCACCGCAACGGCTTCGGCCGCCATCGACACCGAGGTCGGCCGTGTCGTGCCGGTCGAGGTCATCATCAGTGACGCTCAGGGCGCCGAATTGGCCCGTCTGGTCGAGCGTTTCGCCATCCGTGGACGCACCGGCGCCGTCGAGTTGGAAGATCCCATTCGCGCCGGTGGTGCGATGACCGACAACGCGACCGACACCCCGCGTCGCCGTCGTCGTGACGTCACCATGACCGCGCCCACCGATATGAGCGCGTTCGCCGTGGTGTCCGGTGACCACAACCCGATCCACACCGACCGCGCCGCAGCGCTTCTCGCGGGCCTGAAGGGCCCGATCGTGCACGGCATGTGGCTCTCGGCCGCCGCGCAGCACGTCGTCACCGCCACCGACGGGCGCGCCACCCCGCCGGCCCGTCTGGTGGGCTGGACCTCCCGTTTCCTGGGCATGGTGCTGCCGGGCGACGAGATCGAGTTCCGTGTCGACCGGGTCGGCATCGACCGCGGCGCGGAGATCATCGAGGTGACCGCCAAGGTCGGCGGCGATCTGGTGATGGCCGCCTCGGCGCAGCTGGCCGCGCCGAAGACGGTGTACGCCTTCCCCGGTCAGGGCATTCAGCACAAGGGCATGGGCATGGAGGTCCGGGCCCGGTCCAAGGCCGCCCGCAAGGTGTGGGACATCGCCGACAAGTTCACCCGCGACACGCTGGGCTTCTCGGTGCTGCACGTGGTCAAGGACAACCCGACCAGCCTGATCGCCTCCGGCGTGCACTACCACCATCCCGAGGGCGTGCTGTACCTGACGCAGTTCACCCAGGTCGCCATGGCCACCGTGGCCGCCGCGCAGGTCGCCGAGATGCGCGAGCAGGGTGCGTTCGTCGAAGGTGCCATCGCCTGTGGTCACTCCGTCGGTGAATACACCGCGCTGGCCTGTGTCTCGGGCGTCTACGAACTGCCGGCCCTGCTGGAGGTCGTGTTCCACCGCGGCTCCAAGATGCACGACATCGTCCCGCGTGACGAGAAGGGCCGGTCCAACTACCGGCTGGCCGCGATCCGACCGTCGCAGATCGACCTCGACGATGACGACGTCACCGCCTTCGTCGCCGAGATCTCCGAGCGCACCGGGGAATTCCTGCAGATCGTGAACTTCAACCTGCGTGGCTCGCAGTACGCCATCGCCGGTACGGTCCGCGGCCTGGAGGCCCTGGAGGAGGAGATCGAGCGGCGTCGCGAGATCAGCGGTGGCAAGCGGTCGTTCATCCTGGTTCCCGGTATCGACGTGCCGTTCCACTCCGAGGTGTTGCGTGTCGGCGTCGCCGACTTCCGGCGCTCGCTGGAGCGCGTGATGCCCACCGATGCCGATCCGGAACTGCTGGTGGGCAAGTACATCCCGAACCTGGTGCCGCGTCCGTTCACCCTGGATCGTGACTTCATCCAGGAGATCCGCGATCTGGTGCCCGCCGAGCCGCTGGACGAGGTGCTCGCCGATTACGACACCTGGCGTAACGAGCGTCCGCGTGAGCTGATGCGCAAGATCGTCATCGAGCTGCTGGCCTGGCAGTTCGCCAGCCCGGTGCGCTGGATCGAGACCCAGGACCTGCTGTTCATCGAGGAGGCCGCAGGTGGCCTCGGTGTCGAGCGGTTCGTCGAGATCGGTGTGAAGACCGCGCCGACGGTGGCCGGCCTGGCGACCAACACGCTGAAGTTGCCGGAGTACTCGCACAGCACCACCGAGGTGCTCAACGCCGAGCGTGACGCCGCGGTGCTGTTCGCCACCGACACCGATCCCGAGCCCGAGGTCGAGGAGATCGCAGCGGTTGCCTCGGCTCCCGAGTCGGCGCCCGCGGCAGCGGCTCCGGCCGCCGCCCCGGCCCCCTCGGCCGCCCCGTCGGGTGGACCGCGTCCGGACGACATCACCTTTGACGCGGCCGATGCCACGCTGGTGCTCATCGCGCTGGCAGCCAAGATGCGCATCGACCAGATCGAACCGCTGGACTCCATCGAGTCGATCACCGACGGCGCGTCCTCGCGCCGCAACCAGATGCTGGTCGACCTGGGCTCCGAGCTGAACCTCGGTGCCATCGACGGCGCCGCCGAGGCCGATCTGTCCGGTCTCAAGGCGCAGGTGACCAAGCTGGCCCGCACCTACAAGCCGTTCGGCCCGGTGCTGTCGGACTCGATCAACGATCAGCTGCGGACCGTCTTCGGCCCCTCGGGCAAGCGTCCGGCCTACATCGCCGAACGTGTCGCCAAGACATGGGAACTGGGACCGGGCTGGGCCAAGCACGTGACCGCCGAGGTTGCGCTGGGCACCCGCGAGGGCTCCAGTGTCCGCGGTGGCAACATGGGCGGCCTGCACGAGGGCGCCCTGGCCGATGCGGCCTCGGTCGACAAGGTCATCGATGCCGCAGTCACCGCGGTCGGTGCGCGCAAGGGCATCCCGGTCAGCCTGCCGTCCTCCGGCGCCGCCGGTGGCGGTGTCGTCGACTCGGCAGCCCTCGGCGAATTCGCCGAGCAGGTCACCGGACCCAACGGTGTGCTGGCCAACGCGGCCCGCACCATCCTTGGCCAGCTGGGGCTCGACAGCCCGGTCAGCGCTCCGGAGACCGTCAGCGACGCCGATCTGATCGACCTGGTGACCACCGAACTCGGATCGGACTGGCCGCGTCTGGTCTCACCGGTGTTCGATGCCCGCAAGGCCGTCGTGTTCGACGACCGGTGGGCAAGCGCCCGTGAGGATCTGGCCCGGTTGTGGCTGCTCGACGAGAGCGAGATCGACTCCGACTGGCAGCGGTTGTCCGAGCGTTTCGAGGGTGCGGGCAATGTCGTCGGCACGCAGGCCAGCTGGTGGCAGGGCAAGGCCCTGGCTGCCGGCCGCAACGTCCACGCGGCGCTGTACGGCCGGGCTGCCGCCGGTGCGGAGAACCCGGACAAGGGCGGCTACGCAGGAGAGGTGGCCGTCGTGACCGGTGCCTCCAAGGGCTCGATCGCCGCGTCGGTGGTGTCCCAGCTGCTCGCCGGTGGTGCGACCGTGATCGCGACCACCTCACGCCTGGACGATGACCGGTTGGCGTTCTACCGCAAGCTGTATCGCGACAGTGCCCGCTTCGATGCGACGCTGTGGGTGGTGCCCGCCAACATGGCCTCCTACGCCGATATCGACGCATTGGTCGAGTGGGTCGGCAGTGAGCAGACCGAGAACCTGGGGCCCAAGGCCATCCACCTCAAGGATGCGCAGAACCCGACGCTGCTGTTCCCGTTCGCCGCACCGCGGGTCAGCGGGGACCTGTCGGAGGCGGGCGCGCGCTCCGAGATGGAGATGAAGGTCTTGCTGTGGGCCGTGCAGCGGCTCATCGCCGGCCTGTCGCACATCGGTTCGGAGCGCGATATCGCCTCCCGCCTGCACGTCGTGCTGCCGGGTTCGCCCAACCGCGGCATGTTCGGCGGGGACGGCGCCTACGGCGAGGCCAAGGCGGCCCTCGACGCCGTCGTCACCCGGTGGAAGGCCGAATCCTCATGGAGCCAGCGGGTTTCGCTGGCGCACGCGTTGATCGGCTGGACCAAGGGCACCGGCCTGATGGGTCACAACGACGCGATCGTCGGTGCGGTCGAAGAGGCGGGTCTGACCACCTACACGACCGAAGAGATGGCCTCGATGTTGTTGTCGCTGTGCGATATCAACTCCAAGGTCGCCGCCGCGCGTGAGCCGATCCAGGTCGACATGACCGGCGGGCTCGGCGAGATCGAGATCGACATGGCCGAGCTGGCCGCCAAGGCTCGTGAGGAGATGGCCTCGGCCGGCTCCGACGAGGACGACGAGGACGAGGCCGGGACCATCCGGGCGCTGCCCTCGCCGCCGCGCGGCTACCAGGCGGCCCCGGCTCCGGCCTGGGACGATCTGGACGTCGATCCGGCCGACATGGTCGTCATCGTCGGTGGTGCCGAACTCGGCCCGTACGGTTCGTCGCGGACCCGCTTCGAGATGGAGGTCGACGGCGAGCTGTCCGCGGCCGGCGTCCTGGAGCTGGCCTGGACCACCGGAATGGTGAAGTGGGAAGACGATCCCAAGCCGGGTTGGTACGACACCGAGACCGGTGACCTGGTCGACGAATCCGAACTGGTCGAGCGCTACCACGACGCCGTGGTGGCCAAGGTCGGCATCCGCGAGTTCGTCGACGATGGTGCCATCACCGCGGATCACACCACGCCGCTGCTGGTTTCGGTGTTCCTCGACAAGGACTTCAGCTTCGTGGTGTCCTCGGAGAGCGACGCCCGCGGCTTCGCCCAGTCCGATCCGGAACACACCGTGATCGCGCCGGTCCCCGACAGTGGTGACTGGCTGGTGACCCGTAAGGCGGGCACCGAGATCCGGGTGCCGCGCAAGGCCAAGATGTCGCGCACCGTCGGCGCCCAGGTGCCGACCGGGTTCGACCCGACCGTGTACGGCGTGAGCCAGGACATGGCCAGTTCGGTCGATCGTCTCGCGCTGTGGAACCTGGTCACCACGGTGGACGCGTTCCTGACCGCGGGCTTCACCCCGGCCGAGCTGATGCGCTGGGTGCACCCGAGCCTGGTGGCCTGCACGCAGGGCACCGGTATCGGTGGGCTCACGTCCATGCAGCGGATGTTCCACGGCAACCTGCTGGGTCAGAGCAAGCCGAACGACATCCTGCAGGAGGTGTTGCCGAACGTCTTCGCCGGCCATGTCGTGCAGTCCTACATCGGCAGCTACGGCTCGATGATCCACCCGGTCGCGGCCTGCGCGACGGCGGCGGTGTCGGTCGAGGAGGGCGTCGACAAGATCAAGCTGGGCAAGGCCGATTTCGTGGTCGCCGGTGGCTATGACGACCTGACGCTGGAGGCCGTCACCGGCTTCGGTGACATGTCGGCCACCGCCGACACCGAGGTCATGCGCGCCAAGGGGATCAGCGATTCGAAGTTCTCCCGCGCCAACGATCGCCGGCGCCTCGGGTTCGTCGAATCCCAGGGCGGCGGAACGATTCTGCTGACCCGCGGCGACCTCGCGGTGCAGATGGGCCTGCCGGTGCTCGCCGTGGTGGGCTACGCCTCCTCCTTCGGCGACGGTGTGCACACCTCGATACCGGCTCCCGGGCTCGGTGCGCTGGCATCCGGTCTCGGCGGCACGCAGTCCCGCTTGGCCCGTTCACTGGCCAAGCTGGGTGTCGGTGCCGATGACATCGCGGTGATCTCCAAGCACGACACCTCGACGCTGGCAAACGATCCCAACGAGACCGAGCTGCACGAGCGGCTGGCCGCCTCGATGGGCAGGTCCAAGGGCGCGCCGCTGTTCGTGGTCAGCCAGAAGAGCCTCACCGGGCACGCCAAGGGCGGCGCGGCGGCCTTCCAGATGATGGGCCTGTGCCAGATCCTGCGTGACGGTGTCATCCCGCCGAACCGCAGCCTGGATTGCGTCGACAGCGAGCTGGACCATGCCAAGCACTTCGTGTGGTTGCGCGAGGCGCTGCACCTGGGTGAGAAGTTCCCGATCAAGGCCGGTCTGGTGACCAGCCTGGGCTTCGGGCACGTGTCCGGTCTGGTGGCGCTGGTGCACCCGCAGGCGCTGCTTGCGGCCCTGCCTGCCGATCAGCGGGCCGATTACCAGGCCCGGGCCAACGCCCGCGTGCTGGACGGTCAGCACCGGTTGGCGTCGGCCATCGCCGGCGGACCCGCGCTGTACGAGAAGCCTGCCGATCGCCGCTTCGGTGGGGACGGCCCGGAGAAGCCTCAGGAGGCGGCGATGCTGCTCGATCCCGAGGCCCGCCTCGGCGCTGACAACCACTACGCGAAGTGA